A section of the Streptomyces xinghaiensis S187 genome encodes:
- a CDS encoding HNH endonuclease yields MACTLVVDNGWRELRENDRRVQELSQLLRRLPLHGTAAEEIPSFRSVGSVSRKTTDLATNRSDYAGKRTKGGKLDLAVIDAFISDPARMRKAASAIAAGIATGELTQIPEQPDEVADDGTTTAMEGRLLMRWAIARERSPKLRRRKIQDVRAHGSPLRCEVCTFDFERFYGELGHEYIEVHHTLPLYVAGPRETRLDDLALLCSNCHRMCHRNHSGESWRTPDELRACIQTPVRLTDEQG; encoded by the coding sequence TTGGCCTGCACGCTGGTCGTCGACAACGGCTGGCGGGAGTTGCGCGAGAACGACCGCCGCGTCCAAGAGCTCTCCCAACTCCTGCGTCGACTGCCTCTGCACGGGACAGCCGCCGAGGAGATCCCCAGCTTCCGCTCGGTGGGCAGCGTGAGCCGCAAGACCACCGATCTCGCCACGAACCGCTCGGACTATGCAGGGAAAAGAACGAAAGGGGGGAAGCTGGACCTTGCGGTGATCGACGCCTTCATCTCCGACCCGGCCAGGATGAGGAAGGCGGCGTCCGCAATCGCTGCTGGCATCGCTACGGGAGAGCTCACGCAGATTCCTGAGCAGCCCGACGAGGTCGCAGACGACGGAACAACCACGGCTATGGAAGGCCGCCTTCTCATGCGCTGGGCCATAGCCCGCGAGCGGAGCCCGAAGCTGCGCCGCCGCAAGATCCAGGACGTACGCGCCCACGGCAGCCCATTGCGCTGCGAGGTCTGCACCTTCGATTTCGAGCGCTTCTACGGGGAGCTCGGACACGAGTACATCGAGGTTCACCACACGCTGCCCCTGTACGTGGCCGGTCCTCGCGAGACGCGACTGGATGACCTCGCCCTCCTGTGCTCCAACTGCCACCGCATGTGCCATAGAAATCATTCCGGAGAATCATGGCGCACACCGGACGAGTTGCGGGCCTGTATACAGACACCCGTCAGACTGACCGACGAGCAGGGGTAG
- a CDS encoding DNA cytosine methyltransferase, which translates to MGLHGAGFRHRALVELDADACATLRKNVLANPEWDGCEVLQRDLKSFEPADLGCVPEELALLSGGVPCPPFSSAGKRLGREDDRDLFPVMLKWIDHLRPRAVMIENVKNLMERKFDDYREEIAEDIQWFGYKVYGWNILKASDFGVPQYRPRAIFVAIRKDVRAEFHWPDPAGYASLSVADALVSSMYRRFRDSGEPGWNDGYERWLGKAESGKAAPTLVGGSKKHGGADLGPTRAKWAWRQLGVDGTGVAEEPGDLKHPERDLYGPLGPKLTVSQAAILQGFPEGWKFSGRKTAAYRQVGNAFPPPVAQAVGESIMATLRASDAASAGQEKARALVEPRVAPRRDRRDDFCGTVVS; encoded by the coding sequence GTGGGTCTGCACGGAGCTGGATTCAGGCACCGGGCACTGGTCGAGTTGGATGCCGATGCCTGCGCGACTTTGCGGAAAAATGTTCTGGCCAACCCTGAGTGGGATGGGTGCGAGGTTCTTCAGAGAGACTTGAAGTCATTCGAGCCGGCAGACCTGGGTTGCGTACCGGAAGAGCTCGCCCTGCTCTCCGGCGGAGTTCCGTGTCCTCCCTTCTCGTCGGCCGGTAAGCGGCTGGGGAGAGAGGATGACCGGGATCTATTTCCGGTCATGCTCAAGTGGATTGACCATTTGCGTCCGCGGGCAGTGATGATCGAGAATGTGAAAAACCTGATGGAAAGAAAGTTTGACGACTATCGCGAGGAAATCGCCGAAGATATTCAGTGGTTCGGCTACAAGGTGTATGGTTGGAATATCCTGAAGGCCTCTGATTTCGGGGTCCCTCAATATCGCCCAAGGGCAATCTTTGTGGCCATTAGGAAAGACGTCCGTGCGGAATTTCACTGGCCTGACCCGGCCGGCTACGCAAGCCTCAGCGTCGCGGATGCACTTGTCAGCAGTATGTACAGGAGATTCAGAGACAGCGGTGAACCGGGGTGGAATGACGGGTACGAGCGATGGCTCGGTAAGGCTGAGTCCGGAAAGGCAGCGCCGACCTTGGTCGGGGGGTCCAAGAAGCACGGTGGAGCGGATCTCGGGCCGACCCGGGCCAAGTGGGCATGGCGGCAGCTCGGAGTCGATGGAACCGGCGTCGCTGAGGAGCCGGGGGACCTCAAACACCCTGAGCGTGATCTTTATGGCCCTCTAGGCCCCAAGCTGACAGTAAGCCAAGCAGCCATTTTGCAGGGATTCCCCGAGGGTTGGAAATTCTCTGGTCGGAAAACTGCGGCTTACCGGCAGGTGGGTAATGCGTTTCCGCCGCCAGTGGCACAGGCTGTCGGAGAGAGCATCATGGCCACGCTTCGCGCCTCCGATGCCGCGTCGGCCGGGCAGGAGAAGGCCCGCGCGCTAGTCGAGCCTCGCGTGGCGCCGCGACGTGACCGCCGAGATGATTTTTGCGGCACAGTCGTCAGCTGA